In the genome of Kwoniella shivajii chromosome 5, complete sequence, one region contains:
- a CDS encoding methionine-R-sulfoxide reductase, with protein sequence MPFISSSIVRSTIATARTRLPLSNTRSTVKLSGIGLPFALFSSSSSSKMPSDNFPVNKSDDEWHAVLSPEQFRVLRQKGTERPGSSALDKKNDDGVYHCAGCDAPLYTSKTKFASGCGWPAFYDTVPGAVIRHEDKSMFMTRTEIVCAKCGGHLGHVFKGEGFPNPVDERHCVNGISLNFKKE encoded by the exons ATgcctttcatctcttcaagTATAGTAAGATCGACAATCGCCACTGCTAGAACCAGATTACCCCTTAGTAATACTCGCAGTACAGTTAAATTATCAGGAATAGGTTTACCTTTCGctctattctcttcttcatcttcaagtaaaATGCCTTCTGATAATTTCCCGGTCAACAAGAGCGATGATGAATGGCACGCCGTTCTCTCTCCTGAGCAG TTCAGAGTTTTGAGGCAGAAAGGGACTGAGAGACCTGGTTCATCAGCTCTAGACAAGAAGAACGATGATGGTGTATACC ACTGTGCGGGATGTGATGCCCCGTTATACACTTCTAAAACCAAATT CGCTTCCGGTTGTGGCTGGCCAGCATTTTACGACACTGTTCCAGGAGCTGTCATTCGTCACGAGGATAAATCAATGTTCATGACTCGCACCGAAATCGTTTGTGCTAAATG TGGTGGACACTTGGGTCATGTCTTTAAAGGAGAGGGATTCCCTAATCCAGTAGATGAACG ACATTGTGTTAACGGTATCTCGCTTAACTTCAAGAAGGAGTAA
- a CDS encoding ribosomal protein L24, whose translation MSSPLSKDLRKEHTARSIPIRKDDEVLIVRGKYKGREGKVTQVYRKKWVIHVDRVHIEKSNAATVPVGIHPSNVVITSLKLDSDRKAILGRKGSKSTQQEGGDVEMKE comes from the exons atgTCATCTCCTCTCAGCAAGGATTTGAGAAAGGAACACACC GCCCGATCAATCCCTATCCGAAAGGACGACGAGGTTTTAATTGTTCGAGGTAAATACAAGGGACGAGAGGGAAAAGTCACCCAA GTCTACAGAAAGAAATGGGTTATCCACGTTGACAGAGTACACATTGAAAAATCAAACGCTGCAACTGTACCCGTTGGAATTCACCCTTCAAACGTAGTCATCACTTCCCTCAAACTTGATTCCGACAGAAAAGCCATTCTCGGTAGAAAAGGTTCTAAATCTACCCAACAAGAAGGTGGTGACgttgagatgaaagagtaA